A window of Petrotoga miotherma DSM 10691 genomic DNA:
TCCATTGCGTAATCTTGTTTACGTATTATAACAAAATCTCCGCTTTTGATCTGTGCCTCTATCATGGAATTCCCTTCAACTCTTAGGGAAAAATATTCGTAATTTTTAGGGAAAAAATTGGTAGGTATGGGAATGTAATCGCTAATTGTTTGTATAGCTTCTATAGCATCTCCCGCAGCTATCTTTCCCGAAACAGGAGCCAAAGTCTCTGTGGCGAAAATTTCTCCCGATTTTGGCATCATCTTTATTCCACGTGAGACATTTTTACGCTCGATGTAACCCTTTTTTTCCAAAATTATGAGATGTTTATGTGCCGCTCGTGGACTTTTAAAATTAAAATGTTTCATAATATCTCTAATACTTGGGGCAAATCCATTTTTTTCCATATAAGATTTTATGAAGTCCAGAACCTGTGACTGCCTTTTTGTCAATTCCTCCATTTTATTAACCCCTTCCATGCTTAATAATTATAATTATAACACTACTCTTCATCATTAGCTTGAACTTCAATGGCTCCGACAACTGAATCATCTCTATCCAGTCTAACAATTATAACACCTTGGGTGATTCTTCCTAAAACATTTATATTATTTACATTTACCCTAATAGCCTTACCTTTTTTAGTGAATATCAGTATGTCTCTCCCATCTTCCACACTCATTGTCGAAACTATGGGACCTATTTTAGATATATCTCGTACCGTTTTCACCCCAATTCCTCCACGATTCTGTGGCTTATAGGAACGGAATAAGGCTCTTTTTCCATAACCTCTTTCTGTGATCAACAAAAGTTTTTTGCCTTCCTCAGCCTTCACCACGTTGATCACCT
This region includes:
- the lexA gene encoding transcriptional repressor LexA; protein product: MEELTKRQSQVLDFIKSYMEKNGFAPSIRDIMKHFNFKSPRAAHKHLIILEKKGYIERKNVSRGIKMMPKSGEIFATETLAPVSGKIAAGDAIEAIQTISDYIPIPTNFFPKNYEYFSLRVEGNSMIEAQIKSGDFVIIRKQDYAMDGDIVVALIDGNEATLKRYKRLNEDEVLLVPENKSMKEIKVKANRLKIQGKMVGLIRVL